The nucleotide sequence TGGCGCCTATGTCACCAATGACGTAATTCCTTTAGTTGGGTTCAAGGGTGAAGAAATTGCCCTGCCAAAGACTTCCTCCATTTTGGTTTCTGCACACAACCAGTTATTAACTCACTCCTTTATCCTGGCTCCCTCCAGCCCTGCCAATCTTTTAGGGCGTGATTTAATGTGCAAGTTGTGTCCTTTGATAAAGTGTTCTGCCGACGGCCTGCAACTGATGTTTCCGGATGGATCATCCCGACTGTGCCTGTCTGCCACCAACCCCGTCAACACCATGTTTCCGGTACATGCCAAAGTTGCTGTGGTGTGCATGTATGCTGACATCTTTTGGGTTGTGATGGACACTGATGCTGGACAGTGGACTCCTGTTGAGACTTTCTGGACAAAGTGGTCGCCCTGGGTCCGTCACCTACGCCCCTATGATCTGGTCTCTGACGCTTTGCATTGTACTCTGTATTATGACAGGATGGAAGACACAATTTTCCTGGGAGCCTTCCAGGAGGTGGAAGGACTCCCGTGGGATCTCTCTCTCCAAGATCTCTACGTAGGACCTCAGGGTGTGGCTTGGGCCGTATCCTTGACGCCCGAACAGCAGAAGTGGTATCGTATGGATGATCCTCCAGATCCTTCGATGCCGCCTTGCTATCCTCATGTCTCCTTGGCTgtctccccaaaacacacacagaaagatctgGGTCCCTTCGTGAAAGCTTGCATCGATGCTGATGATTGGAAGCCGACATTCTACTCTGGTTTGCACTATTCTGCATCTCTTGACTCATATCGCATTTTGTCTCCAGAATTTGTGATCCCTTCCGTCCTAGAACACAGCGTCCTGGACAGGCACCATGGCAGAGAAACATCCGACAGCGATTTGGCACCTGCGCTGATTGACTCTCTTCCCGACTCCCTCTGGACCCAGGGTCCTACGGATGTCGGTCGTTGTGACGTCACGCCAGTCACGTTTCAAATGAAACCGGGTCCCATTTGGGTTCCTCAATATCCGGTTCCTGCGAAGGGTAAGGCCGGTGTAACTGAGACCATAAACGGGTTGCTTGAAGCTGGTGTGCTTGCTCTAATTGAAAGCTCTCCTTTTAATACACCCATTCTCCCTgtagaaaagaaaggtacaggcaaatggaggatggtccatgatttgagagctataaatgctgcagtcaccactcccacccttCCGGTCCCGAACCCTCATGCTGCACTCTCACTGTTGTCGCCCTCTCACACTCACTTCACTGTCATCGACTTGGCTAATGCTTTTTTCAgtattcctcttcatccatccatgaaacCTTATCTGGCCTTCACCTGGGATGGAAGGAGATACTCCTACAACTGTCTGCCCATGgggttcctcctttctcctggtcTCTTCAACGTCCATCTTCGTGAGCTTCTGAAACCTTTGTCTCTTCCGCCCGGTGTGCTCCTCGTCCAGTACGTCGATGACC is from Antennarius striatus isolate MH-2024 chromosome 23, ASM4005453v1, whole genome shotgun sequence and encodes:
- the LOC137590809 gene encoding uncharacterized protein isoform X2, which produces MQEPMITITVGGVSTPFMVDTGARYSTIQRLPPGAYVTNDVIPLVGFKGEEIALPKTSSILVSAHNQLLTHSFILAPSSPANLLGRDLMCKLCPLIKCSADGLQLMFPDGSSRLCLSATNPVNTMFPVHAKVAVVCMYADIFWVVMDTDAGQWTPVETFWTKWSPWVRHLRPYDLVSDALHCTLYYDRMEDTIFLGAFQEVEGLPWDLSLQDLYVGPQGVAWAVSLTPEQQKWYRMDDPPDPSMPPCYPHVSLAVSPKHTQKDLGPFVKACIDADDWKPTFYSGLHYSASLDSYRILSPEFVIPSVLEHSVLDRHHGRETSDSDLAPALIDSLPDSLWTQGPTDVGRCDVTPVTFQMKPGPIWVPQYPVPAKEKKGTGKWRMVHDLRAINAAVTTPTLPVPNPHAALSLLSPSHTHFTVIDLANAFFSIPLHPSMKPYLAFTWDGRRYSYNCLPMGFLLSPGLFNVHLRELLKPLSLPPGVLLVQYVDDLLVAAPSEQSCLDTTHSLLLRLHESARILSVLWSRKSACGTFQPLWPGLRTLMLPFLTLRHVWPLLHLFPFLTTIRCFSSMWLKKQAVFLLCFFKRGIEENETSVCMSQHHWTIMKNAKRPVHLLPQH